The genomic interval TCGGCTACAATGGTGGGGCTTGCGGCAAACTTTACGGAGATATTTCCGCTGGGTTTTGACCGGATGAACAAACGCAGATCAGCCACCGTCACTTCTTTCTCCGTGGTGGAAAAATCCATGGCCAATGTACGTTCAGGCGAAGGGTCACTGAATTCAGCGATCACCCGGTCCGTATTGGGGGTGAGGTCACCAAACACATTATTTTTTTTACAACCAATCAGCGCCAAAGCCAGTATAAGGATCGTTGAACTAACGGAGAATAATTTTCTTTTCATGTTCGTTGATTTGAATTAGTATCCGGGATTTTGTTCCATATTGTCATTGGCGATCATTTCTGTTTGGGGAACGGGGAGGTTCCAGGCACGACTGCCGGATCCAAGACTGCAAAAGCTGCTGCAGTTTTGAGTGCGGCTTATACTGCGTGTGGTGCGTTTCAGATCAAAGAAACGATGACCTTCTACCACGAGTTCCTTTCTACGTTCGATGGCAATGGCTATCTGCAAGGCAGTACCCGATTCCGTTCCTGTGGCGGCATTGCGGGCAGCGCGCAACGCATTAAGGTCAGCCAGTGCGGCGGCATCGAGTCCTTTGTTTGCTCTGGCTTCGGCACGGATCAGATACATTTCCCCGGTGCGAAATACTTTGTAGTCGGTCACTCCGTCTGGACTGGCACCCGCCGTGGTCTTGGCGAAATACTTATTTAATACCATACGCCCGTTTCTATTTACCCAATAGGCTGCGGAACGTACATCAGCCGGATCATACAGGTTCAATAAGGCGCTCACCGGTCTCCAGGATAGCTGGTCACCCGCAGGTTGATATATCTCTCTCGCCAAAGCGGCATCCCCTGCCTGGAATTTAATGGACCAGACGACCTCCCGGGTAGTTCCATCCTGCCATATCAATGGAAACTCCGCGGTATTTGCCAGAGGCCTGGCGGCAATCACCATGCTGGAATATTTTATCGCGCTATCAGCCTCCCCGGCATACAGGTACATTCGGGCCAGCATGGCATTACAAACCAGTGAATCAATATAGGCCCGGTTGGTGGCAGCTGCGGAACTGATGGATTGTATGGGCTCATCGATATCCGACAGTAGCTCTTTTGCTATTTTCAGGTCCGCTTCCATGGCATCATAAGTTTGCTCCACTGTCCCTCTGGCAGGCATCAACTCCACGTTGAAAGTGTCTACATAAGGTATACCGGGTTCCTGAGAATTACGGGCGTAATCATCCACCCACCAGCGCATGGCTTCAAAATGCATATAAGCGCGCAAGGCTCTTGCCTGTCCTTCAATACGGTTTACAGTCAGCGGATCGGTTGCCCGGAATCGCTGTAGCCCGCGAAGGGTGATATTAGCTTGCTGAATCACATTATAGACAGCATCCCATCCACCTTGCACCGAAGCCTCATCCGCTGTGTAGTTCCACCGGAAATAGGGATTCATCGCGCCGAGGTTGGCAGGGCCCCCATAGAAATTGTCTCCGGCTACATCCACGGCACAGAGAAAAATACTCCCTCCATTGACGCCGGCATACATACTGTTTTGCTTGAGCCGGTCATAAGCCGCATTCAGGGCAAACTCATAATCACCGACGGTATTAAAGAACAGGTCCCCATCTATGGTGTGGGTGGGTTTCAGGTCCACCACCTTTTTACAGGAAACAACCACTAAACCTGTTGTAACTATCATCAACAGCAACGATATTTTGTTTCTCATTTGTTGCGTTTTTTATAAAATATTCAAATGCTTATCGCAGAAATGAATAATCAATTATGAATAAATAATATCCTACATGTTTATAGCCCTAC from Chitinophagales bacterium carries:
- a CDS encoding RagB/SusD family nutrient uptake outer membrane protein; translation: MRNKISLLLMIVTTGLVVVSCKKVVDLKPTHTIDGDLFFNTVGDYEFALNAAYDRLKQNSMYAGVNGGSIFLCAVDVAGDNFYGGPANLGAMNPYFRWNYTADEASVQGGWDAVYNVIQQANITLRGLQRFRATDPLTVNRIEGQARALRAYMHFEAMRWWVDDYARNSQEPGIPYVDTFNVELMPARGTVEQTYDAMEADLKIAKELLSDIDEPIQSISSAAATNRAYIDSLVCNAMLARMYLYAGEADSAIKYSSMVIAARPLANTAEFPLIWQDGTTREVVWSIKFQAGDAALAREIYQPAGDQLSWRPVSALLNLYDPADVRSAAYWVNRNGRMVLNKYFAKTTAGASPDGVTDYKVFRTGEMYLIRAEARANKGLDAAALADLNALRAARNAATGTESGTALQIAIAIERRKELVVEGHRFFDLKRTTRSISRTQNCSSFCSLGSGSRAWNLPVPQTEMIANDNMEQNPGY